The Vicia villosa cultivar HV-30 ecotype Madison, WI linkage group LG1, Vvil1.0, whole genome shotgun sequence genome includes a region encoding these proteins:
- the LOC131609346 gene encoding protein BREVIS RADIX-like, which translates to MFTCIACTKQTSDERDEDGRESGTPSTKEAVKSITTQIKDMALKFSGAYKQCKPCTGGSSSYNKKGHRPYPDFDTISEGVPYPYIGGASSSSTPAWDFTTSNYPGARYAGDRTPRGRDSASVCDVVLEDEDEPKEWMAQVEPGVHITFVSLPNGGNDLKRIRFSREMFNKWQAQKWWGENYDRIMELYNVQRFNRQALNTPPRSEADEQRDSTYSRLTSARESPMASVKDWTPRSHYKPSGMMDQGGGHHFQAGSSMEPSRATTSSRDEPSISNASEMESEWVEQDEPGVYITIRQLADGTRELRRVRFSRERFGEVNAKTWWEENRERIQAQYL; encoded by the exons ATGTTTACATGCATAGCTTGTACGAAACAAACATCAGATGAGAGGGATGAAGATGGTCGAGAGAGTGGCACGCCTAGTACTAAAGAAGCTGTCAAAAGCATTACCACACAG ATAAAAGATATGGCCCTAAAGTTTTCAGGTGCTTACAAGCAATGCAAACCATGCACAGGAGGATCAAGTAGCTACAACAAGAAAGGACACAGACCATATCCCGACTTCGACACAATCTCAGAAGGGGTTCCATACCCTTATATTGGAGGTGCAAGCTCAAGTTCAACCCCTGCATGGGATTTCACTACCTCTAACTACCCTGGCGCAAGATATGCCGGAGACCGCACCCCTAGAGGACGCGACTCTGCATCGGTCTGTGATGTTGTgttagaagatgaagatgaacctAAGGAATGGATGGCACAGGTTGAGCCAGGAGTTCATATTACCTTTGTTTCTCTCCCTAATGGTGGAAATGATCTCAAGAGAATTCGCTTCAG CCGAGAGATGTTCAATAAATGgcaagctcaaaaatggtggggCGAGAATTATGACAGAATCATGGAGCTTTACAATGTCCAAAGATTTAATCGACAAGCCCTCAACACTCCTCCAAGATCCGAGGCCGATGAG CAAAGAGATTCTACTTACTCAAGATTGACATCAGCAAGAGAAAGTCCTATGGCATCGGTCAAGGATTGGACGCCAAGGAGTCACTACAAACCGTCTGGAATGATGGATCAAGGCGGAGGTCACCACTTTCAAGCAGGATCATCAATGGAACCATCAAGAGCGACCACTTCATCTAGAGACGAGCCTTCTATTAGCAATGCAAGCGAAATGGAGTCAGAATGGGTAGAACAAGATGAGCCTGGAGTTTACATTACAATCAGACAGTTAGCCGATGGTACTCGGGAGCTTAGACGTGTCAGATTCAG CCGGGAAAGATTCGGCGAAGTAAATGCAAAAACATGGT